Proteins encoded by one window of Vitis vinifera cultivar Pinot Noir 40024 chromosome 10, ASM3070453v1:
- the LOC100253608 gene encoding nudix hydrolase 2, which produces MLRALLPKPHILLFGPKFRAWKNLNPLPNHHFLSTSFRYPLKGVEVVGAVLGGGVRAMSGSAVSSASAAGEQLASGNEVQQVTMKVLSAENDDHGGVIVEMKEAMDFEAFVSLLRASIAHWRQQGKRGVWIKMPIELVNLVEAAVKEGFWYHHAERKYLMLVYWIPEGPNTIPPNATHRVGVGAFVLNEKGEMLVVQEKSGRFRGTGIWKFPTGVVDEGEDICDAAVREVKEETGIDSKFVEVLAFRQSHKSFFEKSDLFFVCMLQPLSFDIKKQESEIEAAQWMPIEEYAAQPFVQKHGLLRYLMDVCLAKKDGGYSGFTGVPTTSSFSNEESYLYLNGGCLKSQ; this is translated from the exons ATGCTTAGAGCCCTCCTCCCAAAACCCCATATTCTCCTTTTCGGACCCAAGTTCAGAGCCTGGAAAAATCTCAATCCTTTGCCCAATCACCACTTCCTTTCCACATCTTTTCGATACCCTCTCAAAG GTGTGGAGGTCGTTGGAGCAGTGTTGGGTGGTGGAGTGAGAGCAATGTCAGGTTCAGCAGTGTCGTCAGCATCGGCTGCTGGTGAGCAGTTGGCGTCCGGGAATGAAGTGCAGCAGGTGACGATGAAGGTGCTGTCTGCAGAGAACGATGACCATGGTGGTGTCATCGTGGAGATGAAGGAGGCTATGGATTTTGAGGCTTTTGTTTCTCTGCTCAGAGCTTCAATTGCTCACTGGAGACAGCAG GGTAAGCGGGGAGTTTGGATCAAAATGCCTATTGAGCTAGTAAATCTAGTTGAAGCTGCGGTTAAG GAAGGATTTTGGTATCACCATGCTGAGAGAAAATACTTAATGCTCGTGTATTGGATTCCTGAAGGCCCCAATACTATTCCACCAAATGCCACCCATCGAGTGGGTGTTGGTGCATTTGtgttgaatgaaaaaggagag ATGTTGGTGGTTCAAGAAAAGAGTGGACGGTTTCGAGGAACAGGTATATGGAAATTCCCCACTGGAGTTGTTGATGAG GGGGAAGATATATGTGATGCAGCAGTTAGAGAAGTCAAAGAAGAGACAGGA ATTGACTCTAAATTTGTGGAAGTATTAGCATTCAG ACAAAGCCACAAGTCATTCTTTGAGAAGTCagatttattctttgtttgcaTGCTGCAACCCCTCTCCTTTGATATCAAGAAGCAGGAATCAGAGATTGAGGCAGCTCAG TGGATGCCGATCGAGGAGTATGCAGCACAGCCATTTGTCCAAAAGCATGGGCTTTTAAGGTACCTCATGGACGTATGCTTAGCAAAAAAAGATGGGGGTTATTCTGGTTTTACTGGCGTCCCTACAACATCCAGTTTCTCTAATGAAGAAAGCTACTTGTATTTGAATGGTGGGTGCCTGAAAAGCCAGTAA
- the LOC100854372 gene encoding nuclear transcription factor Y subunit B-3, with protein sequence MADSDNDSGGAQNNNSGGNVNSELSAREQDRLLPIANVSRIMKKALPANAKISKDAKETVQECVSEFISFVTGEASDKCQREKRKTINGDDLLWAMMTLGFEEYVEPLKVYLQKFREVEGEKTAVGRQVEKDGGGSSGDGGNGGVVNTGNFGSGYGAMQQTMMMMGHHQHHQGHVYGSGSYHQMGSGSRPTSGGSSSGGGAATGRPR encoded by the exons ATGGCAGACTCGGACAATGACTCGGGAGGAGCTCAGAACAACAACAGCGGCGGCAACGTGAACAGCGAGTTGTCGGCGAGAGAGCAGGACCGGCTGCTTCCGATCGCGAACGTGAGCAGGATAATGAAGAAGGCGTTGCCAGCGAACGCAAAGATCTCGAAGGACGCGAAGGAGACTGTGCAGGAGTGCGTGTCGGAGTTTATCAGCTTCGTCACCGGAGAGGCGTCGGACAAGTGTCAGAGAGAGAAGAGGAAGACGATCAACGGTGACGATCTCTTGTGGGCCATGATGACGCTGGGGTTCGAGGAGTACGTGGAGCCGTTGAAGGTGTACCTCCAGAAGTTCCGCGAGGTGGAGGGCGAGAAGACCGCTGTGGGCAGACAGGTCGAGAAGGACGGCGGCGGCTCCAGCGGGGACGGAGGTAATGGCGGCGTAGTAAACACTGGAAACTTCGGAAGTGGGTACGGTGCGATGCAGCAGACAATGATGATGATGGGCCACCACCAGCATCATCAAGGACACGTCTACGGATCAGGGTCGTATCATCAGATGGGTAGCGGCAGTAGACCTACCTCCGGTGGTTCTAGCAGTGGTGGCGGAGCCGCCACCGGAAGACCCAG atga
- the LOC100852423 gene encoding tRNA (guanine(9)-N1)-methyltransferase, with protein MEAVEAERNDQNTPAPPPPPLTLSKNAQKKLLKQQRMEAKKAEKKAAMKEQKKKEAERKRKEWEEMLASVDEEERSKLIESRKCLRKERMEKRSEEREKKVQRLTNAKEHGQNIVVDLDFSDLMTPNEINSLVQQIMYCYAVNRRCASPCHLWLTGCNGKMGSQLQRLPGFDKWIIEKENQSYIEALQDEKHNLVYLTADSETILDELDPKKIYIVGGLVDRNRWKGITMKKAQEQGIQTAKLPIGNYLKMSSSQVLTVNQVIEILLKFLETKDWKASFFQVIPQRKRGGADSEDCQGEVEEGEENEEGEDQLEMKKMRTESPSNG; from the exons ATGGAAGCAGTGGAGGCCGAGCGAAATGACCAAAACACCCCggctcctcctcctcctcctctgaCTCTCTCCAAAAACGCTCAGAAGAAGCTGTTGAAGCAGCAGAGGATGGAAGCGAAGAAGGCGGAGAAGAAAGCGGCCATGAAGGagcagaagaagaaagaagcgGAGCGGAAGCGGAAGGAGTGGGAGGAGATGCTTGCGAGCGTCGACGAAGAAGAGAGATCAAAGCTGATAGAGTCACGAAAATGCCTCAGAAAGGAGAGAATGGAGAAGAGGTCGGAGGAGAGGGAGAAGAAGGTCCAGAGACTTACCAATGCCAAAGAACACGGCCAGAACATCGTCGTTGATCTCGACTTCTCTGACCTTATGACGCCTAACGAAATCAATAGCCTTGTTCAACAG ATTATGTATTGTTATGCGGTGAACAGAAGATGTGCTTCTCCCTGCCATCTCTGGTTGACTGGATGCAATGGGAAAATGGGAAGTCAATTGCAAAGGCTTCCAGGATTTGATAAGTGGATAATTGAGAAGGAGAATCAATCATATATTGAAGCATTGCAAGATGAGAAACACAATCTGGTATATCTCACAGCAGATTCAGAAACTATTCTGGATGAACTTGAcccaaagaaaatatatattgttggtgGTTTAGTGGATAGGAACCGGTGGAAAGGGATAACAATGAAGAAAGCACAAGAGCAAGGTATCCAAACTGCAAAACTCCCTATCGGGAATTACTTGAAGATGTCGAGTTCCCAG GTCCTCACTGTAAATCAAGTAATAGAGATACTCCTCAagttcttggaaaccaaggatTGGAAGGCTTCATTCTTTCAGGTGATTCCCCAAAGGAAAAGAGGTGGAGCTGATTCAGAAGATTGCCAGGGAGAAgtagaagaaggagaagaaaacgaaGAGGGAGAAGACCAACTAGAGATGAAAAAGATGCGCACTGAATCCCCTTCCAATGGCTAG
- the LOC100855401 gene encoding nuclear transcription factor Y subunit B-6 translates to MESGGFHGYRKLSKTTSGMKLTEPNEKQPESNQMSNNSAMEDTECTVREQDRFMPIANVIRIMRKILPPHAKISDDAKETIQECVSEYISFITGEANERCQREQRKTITAEDVLWAMSKLGFDDYMEPLTMYLHRYRELEGDRATIRSEPVVKRNVEFGGLSVAAFAPAFHMGHHQGFFGAAAMGGYLKEAPNAGTSQAAVASLEPYAQYK, encoded by the exons ATGGAGAGTGGAGGCTTCCATGGCTACAGAAAGCTCTCCAAGACAACCTCTG GAATGAAGCTGACAGAACCCAATGAGAAGCAGCCTGAGAGCAATCAGATGTCCAACAATTCAGCCATGGAAGACACTGAATGCACTGTGAGGGAACAAGACAGGTTCATGCCAATAGCGAATGTGATCAGGATCATGCGCAAAATCCTTCCCCCACATGCCAAAATCTCGGATGATGCCAAGGAAACAATCCAGGAGTGTGTGTCTGAGTACATCAGCTTCATCACCGGTGAAGCCAATGAGCGGTGCCAGCGCGAGCAGCGCAAGACCATCACTGCAGAGGACGTGCTGTGGGCAATGAGCAAACTTGGTTTTGATGACTACATGGAGCCACTCACCATGTACCTCCACCGCTACCGCGAGCTTGAAGGCGACCGTGCCACCATCAGGAGTGAGCCAGTGGTGAAGAGGAATGTGGAGTTTGGGGGTCTAAGCGTGGCGGCATTTGCGCCGGCGTTTCATATGGGTCATCACCAGGGGTTCTTTGGAGCAGCAGCCATGGGTGGATACTTGAAGGAAGCTCCCAATGCAGGCACATCCCAGGCTGCAGTGGCTAGCTTGGAACCATATGCCCAGTACAAATGA
- the LOC100852457 gene encoding trihelix transcription factor GT-2: MELFSGDRPITNPDHFPEHIAPFPVAADLIYDEQAAVIRSPEIEHRQQLPPQKLRPIRCNGKAPAEQHSDPQSCELIPEIEDISGNLLSVASPEVGFLSQRMCLLNGASKEFSDSAVKVDVGELEENSGGIFGNGYFEAKAMAALPNITNPNPDDTESSSSSDDGGDSSEGITLPGKRKRKRRTRKKLEFFLESLARKVIKNQEQMHMQLIELLEKRERDRIVREEAWKQQEMDRAKRYEEVRAQETSRSLALISFIQNVLGHEIHCPQSLENSSLEEEIQNQEIQNQRDLRYDPSNKRWPKSEVQALITLRTTLDHKFRNMGAKGSIWEEISAGMSSMGYTRTAKKCKEKWENINKYYRRSTGSGKKLPYFNELDVLYKNGLINPGNPSNNTTIDPCNSTKTEYEDYEEEDTTKE; encoded by the exons ATGGAACTCTTCTCCGGCGACCGTCCAATAACCAACCCCGACCACTTTCCCGAACACATAGCTCCGTTCCCCGTGGCCGCCGATCTTATCTACGACGAGCAAGCGGCCGTGATTCGCTCGCCGGAGATCGAGCACCGACAACAGTTGCCGCCGCAGAAGCTCCGTCCTATCAGATGCAACGGCAAGGCGCCGGCGGAGCAGCACTCCGATCCTCAATCGTGTGAGCTGATTCCGGAGATTGAGGACATCTCCGGGAACCTACTGAGCGTCGCGTCCCCTGAAGTAGGGTTTCTGTCACAGAGGATGTGTTTGCTCAATGGAGCATCGAAGGAGTTCTCTGATTCTGCGGTGAAAGTTGATGTCGGCGAGTTAGAAGAGAATAGCGGTGGTATTTTCGGAAACGGCTACTTTGAGGCGAAGGCTATGGCGGCATTGCCTAATATTACGAATCCAAACCCGGATGACACTGAATCTAG CTCATCTTCAGATGATGGTGGGGATTCATCAGAGGGGATCACACTACCAGGGAAACGTAAGAGGAagagaagaacaagaaaaaagcTTGAGTTTTTCCTGGAAAGTTTGGCTAGGAAAGTAATCAAGAATCAAGAGCAAATGCATATGCAGTTAATAGAGTTGCTAGAAAAGAGGGAGAGGGATAGAATAGTTAGAGAAGAAGCTTGGAAGCAGCAGGAGATGGACAGGGCAAAGAGGTATGAGGAGGTAAGAGCGCAAGAGACATCTCGTAGCttagctctcatttctttcatccaGAATGTGTTGGGTCATGAAATTCATTGCCCCCAGTCATTAGAAAACTCAAGCCTGGAAGAGGAAATTCAGAACCAAGAAATTCAAAATCAGAGGGATTTAAGGTATGATCCAAGTAATAAGAGATGGCCAAAATCTGAAGTGCAAGCCCTCATCACACTCCGAACCACATTGGATCACAAGTTTCGCAATATGGGTGCAAAAGGTTCTATATGGGAAGAGATATCTGCTGGAATGTCCAGTATGGGCTATACCCGGACAGCAAAGAAGTGTAAAGAGAAATGGGAGAACATCAACAAGTACTACAGAAGATCAACAGGCAGTGGAAAGAAGCTTCCTTACTTTAATGAATTGGACGTTCTCTACAAAAATGGACTCATCAATCCAGGAAATCCCTCTAACAACACAACCATTGATCCATGTAATAGTACAAAAACCGAGTACGAGGACTATGAGGAAGAAGATACTACAAAGGAGTAA